The DNA window TTAAGTGTACAGTCTGCATCATATATGCACCACAAAATTCCTCTTCACTGAAACAGTTATATCATGGTGATGACAGTCTCCACACTCCCAGGTCACAATCTACAAAGTATTTTTTAGAAGTTGTGTAGCTGCTCTCTTTTGATTGAATATAAAGAAGGCAGAAAGGCATTGTGCTTTTTCCTCAGCAACTTCTGGAATGTCAATTTTTGCAAGAGGGCCTCAGGGCAATTACAGGGGTGTTTATTGTGAGCTCTAGCACCTTAATTGTTAAGGTGAAGGTGCTTAATCCTTAACACAGACTTTCTTTATCCAAAATCTTAGTCAATTAAACTTAACCAGGTGTTTCAAAAGAAGTTTTTAAAGTGACTAACAAtccttttccctttcacttcctcTCTGTTCTGTTGGCTCTAATGATATCTATCATTGCACTAGTTCCCTACTCACCACAGAAACTTCTCCTCTACGGAGGGCTTGAATTTCTAGTGTGAAAACACAAGCAAGGAAGTAGCTGGAGAaacctttcaggccttctttattcACCCTAAAGCAGCAAAAAGAACACAAGCGCAGATAATCTCTTTGCAGGTCACGGCCATGTCAGACACAGGGGAGGCAGGCAGCTATTAGTGTAACCTCTGTGTAATGTTTGCTACTGTTTGTGTTAGAATGTAGTGAAACAGCCAACTTCTCATAAAAGCAGCAGTGCCCTTTAAGTCAGGGGttcctcaaactgggggtcgggacccctcagggggtcatgaggttattatgtgtgtgtgggggggtcataagctgtcagcctccatcccaaaccccactttgcctccagcatttataatggtgttaaatatataaaaaggtgtgtttaatttataaggggaggtcacactcagaggcttgctgcgtgaaaggggtcaccagtacaaaagtttgggaatcactgcttTAAGTGAAGGGGGGGTGGAATCTTGATAAACGTTTTAACATACTAGACAGTAGATTTCCACAGATGGGCTTAGTTTTATATAGGGTATAACTAATCATCTCTCCAGGCTAACAACAGCTTGTCAGATGCTCTTAATAGGTTTTGTAATTGCAGCTCCAGAAGCTTACCCTTCACAGACTACTACAGTATGGCAGGAATAAGACCATTTGTTCTTCTCCTCTCGGTCTCCctctgcaaagagttctttcccGGCCATCAAGACCTCAGCTCTTCAGCCAGGCCTCAGCCTGTGGAACCAAGGCCCAGGGATTCCATTGCTCCCTCCGCTGCTTAAATGAAAAGAAACCAGAAgatcctgaaccccaactggggCTTCTGCGCCATATGAGGTCACTAAAGGACTCACCAAAGCCTGCCTCTTACCTGGGCCTTGCAGGGTTGATTCCATTTGTTTCAGTGCCACTGATAATGGCTGTCCAACAGACCTACGACCCCGAGTTGGCATTTGCTCAAATTACATATGGGGCCACTATAGTCTCTTTTCTAGGAGGAGTCAGGTGGGGATTTGCTCTCCCAGAAAATAGCCCAGCCACTCCTGATTGGATGAACTTAGGGAGCAGTATAGTGCCCCCTTTATTAGCCTGGTTTGCCATACTTTTTAAAGAGGACCTCACTCAAGCTGCAATCATGGTGATATTTGGTTTAGGGGTAGCATTGCATTGTGACCTTGCTTTTCTTCCTACTTATCCAAGCTGGTTTAAAGGCCTAAGGGTATTACTAACAGTGGTGGCAGTATTTTCATTGGTAGCCACCTTGGGACTTAGGGATGTTTTTCCAGAGAAGCAGCTAAGTAACAGTGCAAGTAAAAGTAAATGAAAGTGAAACATCATAAACcaccagagatttttttttcccctgtcaaGCCACTGCAGAGTTTTGTACGAAGTTCTAATAGGAGTAAAATAAACTGCTTGGCTTCTCCATGCTTCCAGGACCACATCCATGAGTGGAAATCAGAAAACAGCAGCTTGCAAGATGCTTACTTTGGGAGCAACCAGTTTCCAAGCAAGTTAAGCAGAGAGGTTTTATATATATGTTATTCACTCTCTTTAGATAGTTTTCAAGGCAGGTATGTATCTTCCCTTATTTGTAGAGCAAGAGCTCAATCGTGACTGAGATCTTTGGGTACTACTGTaatatacatttaaatgtttGGGGATAACTGAACTCGTGTATTATGAGGAATAATCATTAAAACAAGGATGGGTCAAGA is part of the Mauremys mutica isolate MM-2020 ecotype Southern chromosome 8, ASM2049712v1, whole genome shotgun sequence genome and encodes:
- the LOC123376141 gene encoding transmembrane protein 69-like isoform X1, encoding MLRPSPSPAPEAGCCCAWPRSLRFPGAGPSAKANMFHLVQRCCSHIPLKLQKLTLHRLLQYGRNKTICSSPLGLPLQRVLSRPSRPQLFSQASACGTKAQGFHCSLRCLNEKKPEDPEPQLGLLRHMRSLKDSPKPASYLGLAGLIPFVSVPLIMAVQQTYDPELAFAQITYGATIVSFLGGVRWGFALPENSPATPDWMNLGSSIVPPLLAWFAILFKEDLTQAAIMVIFGLGVALHCDLAFLPTYPSWFKGLRVLLTVVAVFSLVATLGLRDVFPEKQLSNSASKSK
- the LOC123376141 gene encoding transmembrane protein 69-like isoform X2; this encodes MFHLVQRCCSHIPLKLQKLTLHRLLQYGRNKTICSSPLGLPLQRVLSRPSRPQLFSQASACGTKAQGFHCSLRCLNEKKPEDPEPQLGLLRHMRSLKDSPKPASYLGLAGLIPFVSVPLIMAVQQTYDPELAFAQITYGATIVSFLGGVRWGFALPENSPATPDWMNLGSSIVPPLLAWFAILFKEDLTQAAIMVIFGLGVALHCDLAFLPTYPSWFKGLRVLLTVVAVFSLVATLGLRDVFPEKQLSNSASKSK